The Arachis hypogaea cultivar Tifrunner chromosome 19, arahy.Tifrunner.gnm2.J5K5, whole genome shotgun sequence genome has a window encoding:
- the LOC112775935 gene encoding UPF0481 protein At3g47200-like: MDTEEEHVVPPWLEQNWERLEEVRKKLTGGAVNKGSRPKIQKIPLYMAERMEFRRYYEPQLISFGLYHLSKQQLLQGKPYKDLWTAMYLQHTNQRVRDLHFRILRHDWRPLYQYVELSRDSDTRETISVYGNPRSKDDFVAGVLVLDGCSVLELLEKSDCSVDSEQELKISIDKLVRVHQDLLVMDNQIPFQVLRLLCQDEARLQKCLENFLRVHGIETTPKLGKGKLCFGMEKENNGTQSGQQEAQEIEVIVQGDDQQDKDEDKDEPIHLLDYLRKALLMRDCNTIHKEIVIKIKRRSLHLRKYRIGTIRELKAAGIHVRKLSNNDSVFPSFKDGMLQLPELIVDGSTAHIFLNLVAYEMCPDFRNHFEISSFLVFMSSLIDQPEDVKELRLAGIIINELASDKEVADLFNKMDSILVPETPLFAHVRDQIHSHFESKRGRITMLSWMGEASNTFFRSPWTIIALLAATLGLVLTFIQTWFAIHPKAS, encoded by the coding sequence ATGGACACGGAGGAAGAACATGTTGTGCCCCCTTGGTTAGAACAAAACTGGGAACGACTAGAAGAAGTGAGGAAGAAGTTAACTGGTGGAGCAGTTAACAAAGGTTCAAGgcctaaaatacaaaaaattcctCTGTACATGGCTGAAAGGATGGAGTTTAGAAGATATTATGAACCACAACTAATATCCTTTGGTCTATATCATCTATCAAAACAACAACTGCTTCAAGGGAAGCCATATAAGGATTTATGGACAGCAATGTATCTTCAGCATACTAATCAACGGGTGAGGGACTTACATTTCAGAATTCTTCGACACGATTGGAGGCCGTTGTATCAATATGTTGAATTATCCAGAGACAGTGATACCCGGGAAACGATTTCTGTATACGGCAATCCCAGAAGCAAAGATGACTTTGTTGCAGGTGTGCTGGTATTGGATGGATGTTCTGTACTTGAATTGCTGGAAAAATCAGACTGCTCAGTTGATTCAGAGCAAGAGCTAAAGATTAGCATTGACAAGCTTGTGAGGGTGCACCAAGATCTGCTTGTCATGGACAACCAAATTCCTTTCCAAGTTCTCAGGCTCTTGTGTCAGGATGAAGCCAGGCTCCAAAAATGCCTCGAAAACTTCCTTCGAGTGCACGGTATTGAGACAACACCCAAGCTTGGCAAAGGGAAACTATGTTTTGGAATGGAAAAGGAGAATAACGGCACACAAAGTGGACAACAAGAAGCGCAAGAGATTGAGGTAATTGTCCAGGGAGATGACCAACAAGACAAAGATGAAGACAAAGACGAGCCAATCCATCTTTTAGATTATCTGCGGAAGGCCTTATTGATGAGAGACTGCAACACAATCCATAAGGAGATCGTGATCAAGATCAAGAGGAGATCCCTGCACCTCAGGAAGTATCGAATTGGGACCATACGGGAGCTCAAGGCAGCCGGGATTCATGTCAGAAAACTTTCCAACAACGACTCAGTCTTCCCCAGCTTCAAAGATGGGATGCTGCAGCTTCCAGAACTCATAGTGGATGGCTCAACGGCTCATATCTTCCTCAACCTTGTAGCCTATGAGATGTGTCCTGATTTTCGAAACCACTTTGAGATCAGCTCATTTTTAGTCTTCATGAGCTCTCTCATTGATCAGCCGGAGGATGTGAAGGAACTCAGATTAGCTGGCATAATTATCAATGAACTTGCCAGTGACAAAGAAGTAGCAGATCTGTTTAATAAGATGGACAGCATTCTTGTACCTGAGACACCATTGTTCGCCCACGTTAGAGACCAGATCCATTCACATTTTGAGTCCAAAAGAGGCAGGATCACAATGTTGTCTTGGATGGGAGAGGCCTCTAACACCTTTTTTCGCTCGCCGTGGACCATCATCGCCTTGCTTGCTGCCACTCTTGGTCTTGTTCTTACATTCATCCAAACATGGTTTGCTATCCACCCTAAAGCTTCATAA
- the LOC112776680 gene encoding uncharacterized protein: MSAAVCGSKRSFFEELPPSPPLSKKLRYSSPIRFAPPSLIDHLRTFFPHMDDQVLERALQECGNDLDAAIKRLNELCLGTTHGNTGTAEEPQLEVNADTDKLEDDGLSSASASDNLPAVDNLPKDGAEWVEFFVREMMVATSVDDARARAARMLEALEKSISARVSAEATNVQKENLLLKEQIQVLIKERNSFKNAFRIQHERFSDYDEKNQELQHLKQLVSQYQEQIRTLEVNNYALAMHLKQAQQSNPFPGHFPPDVF; encoded by the exons ATGTCTGCTGCCGTGTGCGGAAGCAAGAGATCTTTCTTCGAAGAACTTCCCCCTTCGCCGCCACTCTCCAAGAAGCTCCGTTATTCATCACCGATTCGATTCGCTCCTCCTTCTCTCATTGATCACCTTCGAACCTTTTTCCCTCACATGGATGATCAg GTTCTAGAGAGAGCACTTCAGGAATGTGGCAATGATctagatgctgccatcaagaggCTGAACGAGCTTTGCTTGGGGACTACTCATGGAAATACTGGAACTGCTGAAGAACCACAACTTGAAGTTAATGCGGATACAG ATAAGTTGGAAGATGATGGGCtttcttctgcttctgcttctgataACTTGCCTGCAGTGGACAACCTTCCTAAAGATGGTGCAGAATGGGTTGAATTTTTCGTACGAGAAATGATGGTTGCTACTAGTGTTGATGATGCTAGAGCTCGAGCTGCTAGAATGCTGGAAGCTCTGGAGAAATCAATAAGTGCCCGTGTAAGCGCTGAAGCAACAAACGTTCAGAAG GAGAATTTGTTGCTAAAGGAGCAAATTCAGGTGCTGATTAAGGAAAGAAATTCTTTCAAAAATGCGTTTAGAATCCAGCATGAGCGTTTTTCTGATTACGATGAAAAGAACCAAGAGTTGCAGCATTTGAAGCAGTTAGTATCTCAATATCAAGAACAGATCAGAACTCTTGAG GTGAACAACTATGCTTTGGCAATGCATTTGAAGCAAGCTCAACAGAGCAACCCCTTTCCAGGGCATTTTCCTCCTGATGTCTTCTAA
- the LOC112775936 gene encoding UPF0481 protein At3g47200-like, with product MHTSCGLSREGAGTSCRWLEEQCERLEESWKQLTEKASNASRPKIQRIPQYMAERDEFKRYYEPEIISIGPIHHLRKQQLLQGERYKEAWAAMYLKETNQSAKALYWRIRECIPELLNQLAEFLDIVKEDIPGARVSVLLFLSPNFQIFQMLELTYLAWMLVVDGCSVLHLLDNTDPYLSDEKLKISMGKLIRVHQDVVILDNQIPFQVLRLLCDGEDKQRLERCLQKFLRVYGVDRILRLRKQKHTVKIIVQGEGDGQQDNDDDDDDPIHLLDCLRRALLDERLLEKVKEYNQDKRASNNVQLVQGLYQMLHLRKYRIGTIRELKAAGIHVKKHSGDSNSFYPCFCNGILELPKLTTDGSTAHVFLNLVAYEMCPDFQNDFEISSFLVLLSSLIDHPEDVRELRLAGIVINQLANDKEVADLFNNMDIIMVPETPWFASIRDQIHSHFESKQAKIRMLTWIGEAYNTYFRSPWTIIALLAATLGLILTFIQTWFALHPKAS from the exons ATGCATACTTCATGTGGATTGTCAAGAGAAGGTGCTGGCACATCCTGTAGGTGGTTAGAGGAACAATGTGAGAGACTAGAAGAATCATGGAAGCAATTAACTGAAAAAGCAAGCAATGCTTCAAGGCCTAAAATACAAAGAATTCCGCAGTACATGGCCGAAAGGGATGAGTTTAAAAGATATTATGAGCCAGAGATCATTTCAATTGGTCCAATTCATCATCTCCGAAAACAACAACTGCTTCAAGGAGAGAGGTATAAGGAAGCATGGGCAGCAATGTATCTCAAGGAGACTAATCAAAGTGCCAAGGCTTTATACTGGAGAATTCGTGAATGTATTCCGGAACTGCTGAACCAATTGGCTGAGTTCTTAGATATTGTAAAGGAAGACATACCGGGCGCCAGAG TTTCTGTTCTATTGTTCTTATCTCCCAACTTTCAAATATTCCAAATGTTAGAGCTCACATATCTGGCATGGATGCTGGTAGTGGATGGATGTTCAGTACTTCATTTGTTGGACAATACAGATCCATATTTGTCAGATGAGAAACTCAAGATTAGCATGGGAAAGCTTATAAGGGTGCACCAGGATGTGGTTATCTTAGACAACCAAATTCCGTTCCAAGTGCTAAGGCTGTTGTGTGATGGCGAAGACAAGCAGAGGCTGGAGAGATGCCTCCAGAAATTCCTCCGAGTTTATGGTGTTGACAGGATTCTCAGGCTTAGAAAACAAAAACATACTGTCAAGATAATTGTCCAGGGGGAGGGAGATGGTCAACaagacaatgatgatgatgatgacgacccCATCCATCTTTTAGACTGTCTCCGGCGAGCGCTCTTAGACGAACGGCTTCTGGAAAAGGTCAAGGAATATAACCAGGATAAGAGAGCCTCCAACAACGTTCAGCTGGTGCAAGGACTGTACCAAATGCTGCACCTCAGGAAGTATAGGATTGGGACAATTCGGGAGCTCAAGGCAGCTGGGATTCATGTGAAAAAGCATTCTGGCGACTCCAATTCTTTCTACCCGTGCTTCTGCAATGGGATACTAGAACTTCCTAAGCTCACTACAGATGGTTCAACGGCTCATGTCTTCCTCAACCTAGTGGCCTATGAGATGTGTCCTGATTTCCAAAACGACTTCGAAATCAGCTCCTTTTTGGTGCTCTTGAGCTCTCTCATTGATCACCCGGAGGATGTGAGGGAGCTGAGATTGGCTGGCATAGTTATCAACCAACTTGCCAATGACAAGGAAGTGGCTGATCTCTTTAATAACATGGACATTATTATGGTGCCTGAGACACCATGGTTTGCTTCCATCAGAGACCAAATCCATTCGCATTTTGAGTCCAAACAAGCCAAGATCAGGATGCTCACTTGGATCGGAGAGGCCTATAACACATACTTTCGTTCGCCATGGACTATCATTGCCTTGTTAGCTGCCACACTTGGCCTTATTCTCACTTTTATCCAGACATGGTTTGCTCTCCATCCTAAAGCTTCATAA
- the LOC112776170 gene encoding PTI1-like tyrosine-protein kinase At3g15890, with amino-acid sequence MALWLCCGNGKKRGKEHATWRVFSLKELQSATNNFNYDNKLGEGGFGSVYWGQLWDGSQIAVKRLKVWSNKADMEFAVEVEILARVRHRNLLSLRGYCAEGQERLIVYDYMPNLSLLSHLHGSHSSECLLDWKRRMDIAIGSAEGIVYLHHQATPHIIHRDIKASNVLLDSDFQARVADFGFAKLIPDGATHVTTKVKGTLGYLAPEYAMLGKANESCDVYSFGILLLELASGKKPIEKLSSAVKRPIVDWALPLVCERKFSELADPRLNGEYVEEELKRVVFTALICAQNQPEKRPTMLDVVELLKGESKDKISQIENSELFKSHPAVENSDPKSAAEDDGSDLILEVKESKHDLKENTGE; translated from the exons ATGGCTCTTTGGTTATGCTGCGGAAATGG CAAGAAACGAGGGAAAGAACACGCGACGTGGCGTGTGTTTTCTTTGAAGGAATTACAGTCTGCTACAAATAATTTCAATTATGATAACAAGCTTGGAGAAGGGGGCTTTGGCAGTGTGTATTGGGGCCAACTTTGGGACGGATCGCAA ATTGCAGTCAAGAGATTGAAAGTTTGGAGCAACAAAGCTGACATGgaatttgctgttgaagttgaAATATTGGCAAGAGTTCGGCACAGGAATCTTCTTAGTCTACGTGGCTATTGTGCTGAAGGGCAGGAACGGTTGATTGTATATGATTATATGCCGAATCTGAGTTTGCTCTCTCATCTTCATGGATCGCACTCGTCAGAATGCCTTCTTGATTGGAAACGGCGGATGGATATTGCAATTGGATCCGCTGAGGGGATTGT ATATCTTCACCACCAAGCAACACCGCATATCATCCATAGGGATATCAAGGCAAGCAACGTGTTGCTAGACTCGGATTTCCAGGCCCGGGTTGCTGATTTTGGTTTTGCTAAGTTGATACCTGATGGTGCAACGCACGTGACTACAAAAGTTAAGGGTACCCTCGGATACCTCGCCCCAGAATACGCCATGTTAGGCAAAGCAAATGAGAGTTGTGATGTCTACAGTTTTGGTATTCTCCTTCTAGAACTTGCTAGTGGCAAGAAACCAATTGAAAAGCTTAGTTCAGCAGTTAAGCGGCCAATAGTTGATTGGGCACTGCCATTGGTATGCGAAAGGAAATTTAGCGAACTCGCTGATCCACGACTAAACGGTGAGTATGTGGAGGAAGAGCTTAAAAGGGTTGTTTTTACTGCGCTGATATGCGCTCAAAATCAACCCGAGAAGAGACCTACCATGCTTGATGTCGTTGAACTGCTAAAGGGAGAATCTAAAGACAAAATTTCTCAGATAGAGAATAGTGAATTGTTCAAAAGCCATCCAGCCGTAGAAAACAGTGATCCAAAATCTGCGGCTGAAGATGACGGTTCAGACTTAATCTTGGAGGTAAAAGAATCAAAACATGACTTGAAAGAGAATACCGGTGAATGA